The Streptomyces achromogenes genome window below encodes:
- a CDS encoding ATP-binding SpoIIE family protein phosphatase — protein MNFTRWSARLPGTQRRAAARAEHPVTTTDRRSEGSVPAARAEQLADAPPVPAVDELPVREVLDRVPALVALVHGPGHRLAYVNDAYTAAFGARPCGEPAAETLPELRDLGLLPLLDQALRSGKPRTLKSRKAPDGRHYTFTCTPAAEDNGEGAVLIFATDVTDHAEAAERLRASERRQRETAVTLQRSLLPQELEEPDDLRIAATYQPGGTEAAVGGDWYDVITLGGGRTALVIGDVMGRGVRAAAVMGQLRTAVRAYARLDLPPHEVLQLLDGLAMEIDANQIATCVYAIHDPNEGRLVYASAGHLPILVRDDNGTVLRADEPTGPPLGTGGWMHASGSIPLGPGSTAVLYTDGLVERRNEDLDEGIAALERALAGATGTPQVVCDRLVRSAGVTADHDDDVAVLVLQHPARTGPDSELFRNAALELLGGVEAAPRARAFASGVLTSWRFPADLHDLGVLAASELVANSLQHGIPPMRLRLRRTDRRLIIEVTDGDDHLPRRRRAEPGDESGRGIAIVATIASHWGSRRTPGCGKAVWCEFVLPKPTE, from the coding sequence GTGAACTTCACGCGCTGGAGCGCCCGGCTCCCCGGAACACAGCGCCGCGCCGCCGCGCGGGCCGAGCACCCGGTCACCACCACGGACCGGCGCAGCGAGGGCTCCGTGCCCGCGGCCCGCGCCGAACAACTCGCCGACGCGCCCCCCGTGCCCGCGGTCGACGAACTCCCGGTGCGTGAGGTCCTCGACCGCGTCCCCGCCCTCGTGGCCCTCGTCCACGGCCCCGGCCACCGCCTCGCCTACGTCAACGACGCCTACACGGCGGCCTTCGGCGCACGCCCCTGCGGCGAACCCGCCGCCGAGACCCTGCCCGAACTCCGCGACCTCGGCCTCCTGCCGCTGCTGGACCAGGCCCTGCGCAGCGGCAAGCCCCGCACCCTGAAATCGCGCAAGGCCCCCGACGGCCGCCACTACACCTTCACCTGCACCCCCGCCGCCGAGGACAACGGTGAAGGCGCGGTCCTGATCTTCGCCACCGACGTCACCGACCACGCGGAGGCCGCCGAACGCCTCAGGGCCAGCGAACGCCGCCAGCGCGAGACCGCCGTCACGCTCCAGCGCTCCCTCCTGCCCCAGGAGCTCGAAGAGCCCGACGACCTGCGCATCGCCGCCACCTACCAGCCCGGCGGCACCGAAGCCGCGGTCGGCGGCGACTGGTACGACGTCATCACCCTCGGCGGCGGCCGCACCGCCCTCGTCATCGGCGACGTCATGGGCCGCGGCGTCCGCGCCGCCGCCGTCATGGGCCAGCTCCGGACGGCCGTCCGGGCGTACGCCCGCCTCGACCTCCCCCCGCACGAGGTGCTCCAGCTCCTCGACGGCCTCGCCATGGAGATCGACGCCAACCAGATCGCCACCTGCGTGTACGCCATCCACGACCCCAACGAGGGCCGGCTGGTGTACGCCTCCGCCGGCCACCTGCCCATCCTCGTCCGCGACGACAACGGCACCGTCCTGCGCGCCGACGAGCCCACCGGCCCGCCCCTCGGCACCGGCGGCTGGATGCACGCCTCCGGCTCGATCCCGCTCGGCCCCGGCTCGACGGCCGTCCTCTACACCGACGGCCTGGTGGAGCGCCGCAACGAAGACCTGGACGAAGGCATCGCCGCCCTGGAGCGCGCCCTGGCCGGCGCCACCGGCACGCCCCAGGTCGTCTGCGACCGCCTCGTCCGCTCGGCCGGCGTCACCGCCGACCACGACGACGACGTCGCCGTCCTCGTCCTCCAGCATCCGGCCCGCACCGGCCCCGACAGCGAGCTGTTCCGCAACGCGGCCCTGGAACTCCTCGGCGGAGTCGAAGCGGCCCCACGCGCGCGTGCCTTCGCCTCGGGCGTCCTCACCAGCTGGCGCTTCCCCGCCGACCTGCACGACCTGGGCGTCCTCGCCGCCAGCGAACTGGTCGCCAACTCCCTCCAGCACGGCATCCCGCCCATGCGACTACGCCTGCGCCGCACCGACCGCCGCCTGATCATCGAGGTCACCGACGGCGACGACCACCTGCCGCGCCGCCGCCGCGCGGAACCGGGCGACGAGTCCGGCCGCGGCATCGCGATCGTCGCCACCATCGCCTCCCACTGGGGCAGCAGACGCACCCCGGGCTGCGGAAAAGCGGTCTGGTGCGAGTTCGTCCTGCCGAAACCGACGGAATGA
- the lhgO gene encoding L-2-hydroxyglutarate oxidase encodes MVHVPKIAYDCDVLVVGGGIVGLATAYAITRAAPGTRVTVLEKEPGVARHQTGRNSGVIHSGIYYRPGTLKARYAVRGAAEMTKFCAEYGIAHAVTGKLIVATERSELPRLHGLVQRGRENGITVRELGAAQIAEYEPEVRGLAAIHVGTTGVCDYTAVAQHLGEASGAEIRYGARVVRIDRRPERGVAVLTARGDVVRARVLVNCAGLYCDEIARLAGDEPEVRIVPFRGEYYELARPELVRGLVYPVPDPAFPFLGVHLTRGIDGGVHVGPNAVPALAREGYGWGVVNPREAAATAAWPGVWRMGRRHWRYGLGELRRSVSKGAFVDAVRRMLPAVEETDLVPTAAGVRAQAVLRDGGLVDDFLIREGPRTVHVLNAPSPAATASLPIGREVARRALGALADA; translated from the coding sequence GTGGTGCACGTGCCGAAGATCGCTTACGACTGTGACGTGCTCGTGGTCGGCGGCGGCATCGTGGGGCTGGCCACGGCGTATGCGATCACGCGGGCCGCGCCGGGCACGCGGGTCACCGTGCTGGAGAAGGAGCCGGGGGTGGCCCGCCACCAGACCGGCCGCAACAGCGGGGTCATCCACAGCGGGATCTACTACCGGCCGGGCACCCTGAAGGCGCGGTACGCGGTGCGCGGCGCCGCCGAGATGACGAAGTTCTGCGCGGAGTACGGCATCGCCCACGCCGTCACCGGCAAGCTGATCGTCGCCACCGAGCGGTCCGAGCTGCCCCGGTTGCACGGGCTCGTCCAGCGCGGCCGGGAGAACGGCATCACCGTGCGGGAACTGGGCGCCGCCCAGATCGCGGAGTACGAGCCAGAGGTGCGGGGGCTCGCCGCCATACACGTGGGGACGACCGGCGTCTGCGACTACACGGCCGTCGCCCAGCACCTGGGCGAGGCGTCCGGGGCGGAGATCCGGTACGGCGCGCGCGTGGTGCGGATCGACCGGCGGCCGGAGCGCGGGGTGGCCGTGCTCACCGCCCGCGGTGACGTCGTACGGGCGCGGGTGCTGGTGAACTGCGCCGGGCTGTACTGCGACGAGATCGCCCGGCTGGCCGGCGACGAGCCGGAGGTGCGGATCGTCCCGTTCCGGGGCGAGTACTACGAGCTGGCGCGGCCGGAGCTGGTGCGCGGGCTGGTCTATCCCGTGCCCGATCCGGCCTTCCCCTTCCTCGGCGTGCATCTGACCAGGGGCATCGACGGGGGTGTGCACGTCGGGCCCAACGCGGTGCCGGCGCTGGCCCGGGAGGGATATGGCTGGGGCGTCGTGAATCCCCGGGAGGCGGCGGCGACGGCGGCGTGGCCCGGCGTGTGGCGGATGGGCCGCCGGCACTGGCGGTACGGCCTCGGCGAGCTGCGGCGGTCGGTCTCGAAGGGCGCCTTCGTGGACGCCGTGCGCAGAATGCTTCCGGCGGTGGAGGAGACCGACCTGGTGCCGACGGCGGCCGGCGTCCGTGCGCAGGCGGTCCTGCGGGACGGCGGTCTGGTGGACGACTTCCTGATCCGGGAGGGCCCGCGGACGGTCCACGTCCTGAACGCCCCCTCACCTGCGGCGACGGCCTCCCTGCCGATCGGCCGCGAGGTGGCCCGCAGAGCCTTGGGCGCCCTGGCCGACGCGTGA
- the trmB gene encoding tRNA (guanosine(46)-N7)-methyltransferase TrmB has protein sequence MSDSVSVPDVPPSSPSGEHHPGDAVRHTRAKGEPRFPDGPRADPAGSHFERRIRSFQPRRSRVTAGQADALQRLWAKWGLDIDGHPVDLAELFGAGGRPVVLEIGFGMGEATAQMAAADPGTDILAVDVHTPGQGNLLSLADRNALTNVRVANGDAIILLREMLPADSLDGLRVYFPDPWPKKRHHKRRLIQPEFLDLAATRLKPGALVHCATDWEPYAEQMLEVLTAHPEFENTRADGGFAPRPGFRPLTRFEGQGLDKGHVVNDLLFRRVQHRVQPGDH, from the coding sequence GTGTCTGATTCCGTGAGCGTTCCCGATGTCCCCCCGTCCTCCCCGAGTGGTGAGCACCACCCGGGGGACGCTGTTCGGCATACCCGCGCCAAGGGGGAGCCGCGGTTCCCCGACGGACCGCGGGCCGATCCCGCCGGTTCCCACTTCGAGCGGCGGATCCGCAGCTTCCAGCCCCGGCGCAGCCGGGTGACGGCCGGGCAGGCGGACGCGCTGCAGCGGCTGTGGGCCAAGTGGGGGCTGGACATCGACGGACATCCGGTGGACCTCGCCGAACTGTTCGGCGCAGGAGGCCGTCCCGTCGTACTGGAGATCGGTTTCGGCATGGGCGAGGCGACCGCGCAGATGGCCGCGGCCGACCCCGGCACCGACATCCTCGCGGTGGACGTGCACACGCCCGGTCAGGGCAACCTGCTCAGCCTCGCCGACCGCAACGCGCTGACCAACGTCCGGGTCGCCAACGGCGACGCGATCATCCTGCTGCGCGAGATGCTGCCGGCGGACTCGCTCGACGGGCTGCGCGTCTACTTCCCCGACCCCTGGCCCAAGAAGCGCCACCACAAGCGGCGGCTGATCCAGCCGGAGTTCCTCGACCTGGCCGCGACACGGCTGAAGCCGGGCGCGCTCGTGCACTGCGCGACCGACTGGGAGCCGTACGCGGAGCAGATGCTCGAGGTGCTGACCGCGCACCCCGAATTCGAGAACACCCGGGCCGACGGCGGCTTCGCGCCCCGGCCCGGCTTCCGGCCGCTGACCCGTTTCGAGGGCCAGGGGCTGGACAAGGGTCACGTGGTGAACGATCTGCTGTTCCGGCGCGTACAGCATCGCGTCCAGCCCGGGGATCACTGA
- a CDS encoding TetR/AcrR family transcriptional regulator yields MHMQNSHWSSTPTSALAPGGAVGTALGGGRGEGARTAPLRVDAQRNLEHVLRAAREVFGELGYGAPMEDVARRARVGVGTVYRRFPSKDVLVRRIAEEETARLTDQARSALGQEDEPWSALSRFLRTSVASGAGRLLPPQVLRVGVAEDDVEGLAVESARVPQQRTQPGSGELRLVPEDGATAAAGDHGATALLEVVGRLVERAREAGELRADVSVSDVLLVIATAAPSLPDPAQQAAASARLLDILLEGLRSRPS; encoded by the coding sequence ATGCACATGCAGAATTCGCATTGGTCGTCGACGCCCACGTCGGCCCTCGCGCCCGGTGGCGCGGTCGGCACGGCACTGGGCGGCGGACGCGGAGAGGGCGCGCGGACAGCGCCGCTGCGCGTGGACGCACAGCGCAACCTGGAACACGTACTACGGGCGGCACGCGAGGTGTTCGGCGAGCTGGGCTACGGCGCGCCGATGGAGGACGTGGCGCGCCGCGCGCGGGTCGGCGTCGGCACGGTGTACCGGCGCTTCCCCAGCAAGGACGTGCTGGTCCGGCGGATAGCCGAGGAGGAGACCGCCCGGCTGACGGACCAGGCGCGCTCGGCGCTCGGGCAGGAGGACGAGCCGTGGTCGGCGCTGTCGCGCTTCCTGCGGACGTCCGTGGCCTCGGGCGCCGGGCGGCTGCTGCCGCCGCAGGTGCTGCGGGTCGGCGTCGCGGAGGACGACGTGGAGGGCCTGGCGGTCGAGTCGGCGCGGGTGCCGCAGCAGCGGACCCAGCCGGGCTCCGGTGAGCTGCGGCTCGTCCCGGAGGACGGCGCGACGGCTGCTGCCGGCGACCACGGGGCGACGGCGCTGCTCGAGGTCGTGGGCCGGCTCGTGGAGCGGGCGCGGGAGGCGGGCGAACTGCGCGCCGACGTGTCCGTGTCGGACGTGCTGCTGGTGATCGCGACGGCGGCGCCCTCGCTGCCGGATCCGGCGCAGCAGGCGGCGGCCTCGGCGCGGCTGCTGGACATCCTGCTGGAGGGTCTGCGCTCGCGGCCTTCCTGA
- a CDS encoding MFS transporter, with the protein MSREQRGPNEKLGAVLALAGISNAGLARRVNDLGAQRGLTLRYDKTSVARWVSKGMVPQGAAPHLIAAAIGQKLGRPVPLHEIGLADADPAPEVGLAFPRDVGQAVRSATDLYRLDLAGRRAGSGGIWQSLAGSFAVSAYATPASRWLITPADSSVARDVHLLEGSGAPLKVGHSDVQKLREAAEDARRWDSKYGGGDWRSSMVPECLRVEAAPLLLGSYSDEVGRALFGASAELTRLAGWMAFDTGQQEAAQRYYIQALRLARAAADVPLGGYVLASMSLQATYRGFGDEGVDLAQAALERNRGLATARTMSFFRLVEARAHARAGDAHAAGAALKASEGWLERSRDGDHDPSWLGFYSYDRFAADAAECYRDLKAPRQVRRFTEQALSQPTEEFVRSHGLRLVVSAVAELESGNLDAACEQGVRAVEVAGRISSARTTEYVKDLLHRLEPYGDEPRVVELRERARPLLMTPA; encoded by the coding sequence ATGTCCAGGGAGCAACGCGGGCCGAACGAAAAACTCGGCGCCGTTCTCGCCCTCGCGGGAATCAGCAACGCAGGACTCGCGCGACGCGTCAACGACCTCGGCGCTCAACGCGGGTTGACTCTTCGCTACGACAAGACGTCCGTGGCGCGCTGGGTGTCGAAGGGCATGGTGCCGCAAGGTGCCGCGCCCCACCTCATCGCGGCCGCCATCGGTCAGAAGCTCGGCCGTCCGGTGCCCCTCCACGAGATCGGCCTGGCGGACGCGGATCCCGCTCCCGAGGTGGGCCTCGCCTTCCCCAGGGACGTCGGCCAGGCCGTGCGCTCGGCCACCGACCTCTACCGCCTCGATCTCGCGGGCCGCCGGGCCGGCTCGGGAGGCATCTGGCAGTCGCTGGCCGGATCGTTCGCAGTAAGCGCGTACGCAACGCCCGCCTCACGCTGGCTGATAACCCCGGCCGACAGTTCGGTCGCCCGCGACGTACACCTGTTGGAAGGGTCCGGCGCACCGCTCAAAGTCGGCCACAGCGACGTGCAGAAGCTGCGGGAGGCCGCCGAGGACGCCAGACGCTGGGACTCCAAGTACGGCGGCGGCGACTGGCGTTCGTCGATGGTCCCGGAGTGCCTGCGGGTGGAGGCGGCGCCGCTGCTGCTGGGCTCGTACTCCGACGAGGTCGGCCGGGCGCTGTTCGGCGCGAGCGCCGAACTGACCCGGCTGGCGGGCTGGATGGCCTTCGACACCGGCCAGCAGGAGGCCGCGCAGCGGTACTACATCCAGGCGCTGCGGCTGGCCCGAGCTGCGGCCGACGTGCCCCTCGGGGGTTACGTCCTGGCCTCCATGTCCCTCCAGGCGACCTACCGCGGTTTCGGCGACGAGGGCGTCGACCTCGCGCAGGCGGCTCTGGAGCGCAACCGGGGGCTGGCCACGGCCCGCACCATGAGCTTCTTCCGGCTGGTGGAGGCGCGCGCACACGCACGGGCGGGGGACGCGCATGCCGCAGGCGCGGCGCTGAAGGCGTCCGAGGGCTGGCTGGAGCGGTCCCGCGACGGCGACCACGATCCGTCCTGGCTGGGTTTCTATTCCTACGACCGGTTCGCCGCCGACGCCGCCGAGTGCTACCGCGACCTGAAGGCACCGCGCCAGGTGCGCCGATTCACCGAGCAGGCGCTCTCGCAGCCGACGGAGGAGTTCGTGCGCTCGCACGGACTGCGGCTCGTCGTCTCGGCGGTCGCCGAACTGGAGTCGGGCAATCTCGACGCGGCCTGCGAGCAGGGCGTGCGGGCGGTGGAGGTGGCCGGCCGGATCTCGTCCGCCCGGACCACGGAATACGTCAAGGACCTGCTGCACCGGCTGGAGCCCTACGGCGACGAGCCGCGGGTGGTGGAGCTGCGGGAGAGGGCGCGGCCGTTACTCATGACCCCCGCGTGA
- a CDS encoding sigma-70 family RNA polymerase sigma factor, translated as MSVDGRGEQVPSQGGRASGPAGGPAASPPGHAFEGTVPAQREWRADGGVLPPPRDLPPADAGLIARMRSGDDTAYEELYRRHADAVRRYARTCCRDAHTADDLTAEVFARMLQAVRGGSGPEYAVRAYLLTSVRRVAAGWTRSAKREQLVDDFAVFAARSARASEVSDDGTLDLGADVRAMHEAEQSMAMRAFRSLPERWQAVLWHTEVEDESPSEVAMLFGLDANGTRVLASRAREGLKQAYLQAHVSATLTSDEECAGYADQLGSYARRRLRTRAERGLRKHLEECSRCRLAALQIEEVAGSIPAVVPVAVIGWFGAAGYAKALALLAGGAGAGAAGAAGAAIAGGSSGGAGAGGGASAAEGLGAPVKAGIAAGVVAVAAAAVALALVGHDAPVRQPAARPAASAPAPVAQPEQPPPAPTPARRPEPEPRVIVPAAAPTATAASEPPLSPAPAPTPSPSPPTAPEPTPTPAPTPTRTPTPVPPPAPVVYPLGELPFDVVGDGDGPEIRLRGSNWVWRRSALSVADRRYAGGVTVHGGSSVTVDLHRACTAYDAFVGLDDLTLRLGGVAFSVYGDGTRLWSSGVVRGGEPAVPVHVDLVGRTIVRLVVEPRDALGSVALADWADSRFTCS; from the coding sequence ATGAGCGTTGACGGTCGGGGCGAACAGGTGCCGAGCCAGGGCGGACGCGCGAGCGGCCCGGCGGGCGGGCCCGCGGCGTCCCCGCCCGGTCACGCGTTCGAGGGCACGGTCCCGGCCCAGCGGGAGTGGCGGGCCGACGGGGGCGTCCTGCCGCCGCCGCGGGATCTGCCGCCCGCCGACGCCGGCCTGATCGCCCGGATGCGCTCGGGCGACGACACGGCCTACGAGGAGCTCTACCGGCGCCACGCCGACGCCGTGCGCCGCTACGCCCGTACCTGCTGCCGGGACGCGCACACCGCCGACGACCTCACCGCCGAGGTGTTCGCCCGCATGCTCCAGGCGGTGCGCGGCGGCTCCGGACCCGAGTACGCCGTCCGTGCCTACCTCCTCACCTCCGTGCGGCGGGTGGCCGCCGGCTGGACGCGGTCCGCGAAGCGGGAACAACTCGTCGACGACTTCGCGGTGTTCGCCGCACGGTCCGCTCGTGCCTCGGAGGTGTCCGACGACGGCACACTCGACCTGGGCGCCGACGTCCGCGCGATGCACGAGGCCGAGCAGTCCATGGCCATGCGGGCCTTCCGCTCCCTTCCCGAGCGCTGGCAGGCCGTGCTGTGGCACACCGAGGTCGAGGACGAGTCGCCGAGCGAGGTCGCCATGCTCTTCGGCCTCGACGCCAACGGCACCCGGGTGCTCGCCAGCCGCGCCCGCGAGGGCCTCAAGCAGGCCTATCTCCAGGCCCATGTCAGCGCCACGCTCACCAGCGACGAGGAGTGCGCCGGCTACGCCGACCAGCTCGGCAGTTACGCCCGTCGCCGGCTGCGCACCCGCGCCGAACGGGGGCTGCGCAAGCACCTGGAGGAGTGCTCCCGGTGCAGGCTGGCGGCGTTGCAGATCGAGGAAGTGGCCGGCAGCATCCCCGCCGTGGTGCCGGTCGCGGTCATCGGCTGGTTCGGCGCGGCCGGCTACGCCAAGGCCCTCGCGCTCCTTGCCGGCGGTGCCGGAGCGGGGGCGGCGGGCGCCGCGGGTGCGGCCATCGCAGGCGGTTCCTCGGGCGGGGCGGGCGCCGGGGGCGGTGCGTCGGCAGCGGAGGGGCTCGGCGCCCCCGTGAAGGCGGGTATCGCGGCCGGCGTCGTCGCGGTGGCGGCCGCCGCGGTGGCCCTCGCGCTCGTCGGCCACGACGCCCCCGTTCGGCAGCCCGCGGCACGGCCTGCGGCCTCCGCCCCCGCGCCGGTCGCGCAGCCCGAGCAGCCGCCGCCCGCACCGACGCCCGCGCGGCGGCCCGAGCCGGAACCGCGGGTGATCGTGCCGGCCGCCGCCCCGACAGCGACGGCCGCCTCCGAGCCGCCGCTCTCCCCGGCCCCCGCACCCACGCCCAGCCCGTCTCCGCCGACCGCCCCGGAGCCGACGCCCACGCCCGCTCCGACGCCCACCCGGACGCCCACGCCCGTTCCTCCGCCCGCCCCGGTCGTCTATCCGCTGGGCGAGCTGCCCTTCGACGTCGTCGGCGACGGTGACGGGCCCGAGATCCGGCTCCGCGGCAGCAACTGGGTGTGGCGGCGGTCCGCGCTGTCCGTCGCGGACCGGCGGTACGCGGGCGGGGTGACCGTGCACGGCGGCTCCTCCGTCACCGTCGACCTCCACCGCGCGTGCACCGCGTACGACGCGTTCGTCGGCCTCGACGACCTGACGCTCAGACTCGGCGGGGTCGCGTTCTCCGTCTACGGCGACGGGACCCGGCTCTGGTCGTCCGGGGTGGTCAGGGGCGGCGAACCGGCCGTCCCCGTCCATGTGGACCTCGTCGGCCGGACGATCGTGCGACTGGTCGTCGAGCCGCGCGACGCGCTGGGCTCGGTGGCCCTCGCGGACTGGGCGGATTCCAGGTTCACCTGCTCGTAG
- a CDS encoding class I SAM-dependent methyltransferase: protein MADATGFHLKGSAPERYEHYVAPLMAPFVTALVDAADLFPGATVLDLACGTGFAARAAAAQAGPTGRVAGADLNEAMLKIAQACHPRLYPDIEFTAAPADDLPYPDATFDAVLCQQGAQFFPDLDAALTETARVTRPGGRFAATLWARLDDSPYFMAQYRTLEQYDGPEAAAGFRAAFHAADRVTAALDRAGFRSTARRDLTFAIDLPPLDDYIAGHLSSIPWGQTLVDTAGDEALTRAAETIRARLPASTTTFPFTATLVTAVR, encoded by the coding sequence ATGGCAGACGCAACGGGCTTTCACCTCAAGGGAAGCGCCCCCGAGCGCTACGAACACTACGTCGCGCCCCTCATGGCGCCCTTCGTCACCGCACTCGTGGACGCCGCGGACCTCTTCCCCGGCGCCACCGTCCTCGACCTCGCCTGCGGAACCGGCTTCGCGGCCCGCGCCGCCGCCGCCCAGGCGGGACCCACCGGCCGGGTCGCCGGCGCGGACCTCAACGAGGCCATGCTCAAGATCGCCCAGGCGTGCCACCCGCGCCTCTACCCGGACATCGAGTTCACCGCCGCCCCCGCCGACGACCTGCCCTACCCCGACGCGACCTTCGACGCCGTCCTCTGCCAGCAGGGAGCCCAGTTCTTCCCCGACCTCGACGCCGCCCTGACGGAGACGGCCCGGGTCACCCGCCCCGGAGGCCGGTTCGCCGCCACGCTCTGGGCCCGACTGGACGACTCCCCGTACTTCATGGCGCAGTACCGGACGCTCGAGCAGTACGACGGCCCGGAAGCCGCGGCGGGCTTCCGGGCCGCCTTCCACGCCGCGGACCGCGTGACCGCCGCCCTCGACCGCGCCGGCTTCCGCTCCACGGCCCGCCGCGACCTCACCTTCGCCATCGACCTCCCCCCACTGGACGACTACATCGCCGGCCACCTCTCCTCGATCCCCTGGGGCCAGACGCTCGTCGACACCGCGGGCGACGAGGCCCTCACCCGGGCCGCCGAGACGATCCGCGCCCGGCTTCCCGCATCGACGACCACCTTCCCCTTCACGGCGACCCTCGTGACCGCGGTCCGCTGA
- a CDS encoding NAD(P)/FAD-dependent oxidoreductase, whose amino-acid sequence MVKERARILVVGGGYVGMYTALRLQRRLKQELGRGEAEITVVTPDPYMTYQPFLPEAAAGSISPRHVVVPLRRVLPHCRVVVGEVTAVDHAKRTATLTTLATEEEGAGPQQLTYDELVLAPGSVSRTLPIPGLADYAIGFKTVEEAIGLRNHVIEQMDIASSTRDPAIRDAALTFVFVGGGYAGVEALGELEDMARYTTRYYHNVQPDDMKWILVEASDRILPEVGADLGRYTVSELRRRNIDVRLNTRLDSCADRVAVLSDGARFPTRTVVWTAGVKPHPLLAATDLPLSERGRLKCTPELTVDGVTHAWAAGDAAAVPDVTVDEPGRETAPNAQHAVRQAKVLADNIVRSLRGEPLQTYSHTYVGSVASLGLHKGVAHVYGRKLKGYPAWFMHRAYHLSRVPTVNRKMRVLAEWTLSGLFKREIVSLGSLEHPRAEFELAAGGKPSDESSGNPKGSS is encoded by the coding sequence ATGGTGAAGGAACGTGCGCGCATTCTCGTTGTCGGCGGCGGCTACGTCGGGATGTACACGGCCCTGCGGCTCCAGCGGAGGCTGAAACAGGAACTGGGACGCGGCGAGGCCGAGATCACGGTCGTCACCCCCGACCCCTACATGACCTACCAACCCTTCCTCCCCGAGGCGGCCGCGGGGTCCATCTCCCCCCGGCACGTCGTCGTGCCGCTGCGCCGCGTCCTGCCCCACTGCCGGGTCGTGGTCGGCGAGGTCACCGCCGTCGACCACGCCAAACGCACCGCCACCCTCACCACCCTCGCCACCGAGGAGGAGGGCGCCGGCCCCCAGCAGCTGACGTACGACGAACTCGTCCTCGCGCCCGGCTCCGTCTCCCGCACCCTGCCCATCCCCGGGCTCGCCGACTACGCCATCGGCTTCAAGACCGTCGAAGAGGCGATCGGGCTGCGCAACCACGTGATCGAACAGATGGACATCGCCTCCTCCACCCGCGACCCCGCCATCCGCGACGCGGCCCTCACCTTCGTCTTCGTCGGCGGCGGCTACGCGGGCGTGGAGGCGCTCGGCGAGCTGGAGGACATGGCCCGCTACACCACGCGCTACTACCACAACGTCCAGCCCGACGACATGAAGTGGATCCTGGTCGAGGCCTCCGACCGCATCCTGCCCGAGGTCGGCGCCGACCTGGGCCGCTACACGGTCAGCGAACTGCGCCGTCGCAACATCGACGTCCGCCTGAACACCCGCCTGGACTCGTGTGCCGACCGTGTCGCCGTCCTCAGCGACGGCGCCCGCTTCCCCACCCGCACGGTCGTGTGGACCGCCGGCGTCAAACCCCACCCGCTCCTCGCCGCCACCGACCTCCCGCTGAGCGAACGAGGCCGGCTGAAATGCACCCCCGAGCTGACCGTCGACGGCGTCACGCACGCGTGGGCCGCCGGAGACGCCGCGGCCGTCCCCGACGTCACCGTCGACGAGCCCGGCCGGGAGACCGCGCCCAACGCCCAGCACGCCGTCCGCCAGGCCAAGGTCCTCGCCGACAACATCGTGCGCTCCCTGCGCGGCGAACCCCTGCAGACGTACTCCCACACATACGTCGGCTCGGTCGCCTCACTCGGGCTCCACAAGGGCGTCGCCCACGTCTACGGACGCAAGCTCAAGGGCTACCCGGCCTGGTTCATGCACCGCGCGTACCACCTCAGCCGCGTGCCCACCGTCAACCGCAAGATGCGCGTCCTCGCCGAGTGGACCCTCTCCGGACTCTTCAAACGGGAGATCGTCTCGCTCGGATCACTCGAACATCCTCGCGCGGAGTTCGAACTCGCTGCCGGTGGAAAGCCTTCTGACGAGTCTTCCGGCAACCCGAAAGGGTCGTCCTGA